One segment of Passer domesticus isolate bPasDom1 chromosome 28, bPasDom1.hap1, whole genome shotgun sequence DNA contains the following:
- the LMAN2L gene encoding VIP36-like protein isoform X2 — protein sequence MAAAGRWRAGLALLAVLLRLGGTAAEQTEEHLKREHSLSKPYQGVGSASSGLWDLLGNAMVMTQFIRLTPDVQSKQGAVWNRVPCYLRDWEMQVHFKIHGQGKKNLNGDGFAIWYTKDRMQPGPVFGSKDNFLGLGVFVDTYPNEEKQQEAQKRRYSPGNQRVFPYISAMVNNGSLTYDHDRDGRPTELGGCTAMVRNLNHDTFLVIRYVKRRLTVLIDIDGKHEWRDCIDVPGVRLPRGYYFGTSSVTGDLSDNHDIISLKLYQLTVERTPEEEKRDREVFLPVVDNLRLPGMEAPLEPMRSLALFLIPKSPTLIPKSHTPKPQSPTLSS from the exons atggcggcggcgggcCGGTGGCGGGccgggctggccctgctggccgtGCTGCTGCGGCTCGGCGGGACGGCGGCCGAGCAGACCGAGGAGCACCTCAAACGCGAGCACTCGCTGTCCAAACCGTACCAGG GTGTGGGCTCGgccagctcggggctctgggacctgctgggcAACGCCATGGTCATGACCCAGTTCATCCGCCTCACGCCCGACGTGCAGAGCAAGCAGGGAGCCGTGTGGAACCGGGTG ccctgctacCTGCGGGACTGGGAGATGCAGGTGCACTTCAAGATCCACGGGCAGGGCAAGAAGAACCTCAACGGGGACGGCTTCGCCATCTGGTACACCAAGGACAGGATGCAGCCGG GACCTGTTTTTGGGAGCAAGGACAacttcctggggctgggggtgttcGTGGACACGTATCCCAAcgaggagaagcagcaggag GCCCAGAAGAGGAGGTACAGCCCTGGAAACCAG CGCGTGTTCCCCTACATCTCGGCCATGGTGAACAACGGCTCGCTGACCTACGACCACGACCGCGACGGGCGCCCCACCGAGCTGGGCGGCTGCACCGCCATGGTGCGCAACCTCAACCACGACACCTTCCTGGTCATCCGCTACGTCAAGAGGAGGCTCACG GTGCTGATCGACATCGACGGCAAGCACGAGTGGCGGGACTGCATCGACGTGCCCGGCGTGCGCCTGCCCCGTGGCTACTACTTTGGGACGTCCTCGGTCACTGGGGACCTGTCAG aCAACCACGACATCATCTCGCTGAAGCTGTACCAGCTGACGGTGGAGCGGACGCCGGAGGAGGAAAAACGGGATCGGGAAGTTTTCCTGCCCGTGGTGGACAACCTGAGGCTGCCGGGAA TGGAGGCGCCCCTGGAGCCCATGAGGAGCCTGGCCCTGTTCctcatccccaaatccccaaccctcatcccaaaatcccacactCCCAAACCCCAAAGTCCCACACTCTCATCCtga
- the LMAN2L gene encoding VIP36-like protein isoform X3 — MAAAGRWRAGLALLAVLLRLGGTAAEQTEEHLKREHSLSKPYQGVGSASSGLWDLLGNAMVMTQFIRLTPDVQSKQGAVWNRVPCYLRDWEMQVHFKIHGQGKKNLNGDGFAIWYTKDRMQPGPVFGSKDNFLGLGVFVDTYPNEEKQQERVFPYISAMVNNGSLTYDHDRDGRPTELGGCTAMVRNLNHDTFLVIRYVKRRLTVLIDIDGKHEWRDCIDVPGVRLPRGYYFGTSSVTGDLSDNHDIISLKLYQLTVERTPEEEKRDREVFLPVVDNLRLPGMEAPLEPMSGLALFLIVFFSLVALVFAIVIGIILYNKWQEQSRKHFY; from the exons atggcggcggcgggcCGGTGGCGGGccgggctggccctgctggccgtGCTGCTGCGGCTCGGCGGGACGGCGGCCGAGCAGACCGAGGAGCACCTCAAACGCGAGCACTCGCTGTCCAAACCGTACCAGG GTGTGGGCTCGgccagctcggggctctgggacctgctgggcAACGCCATGGTCATGACCCAGTTCATCCGCCTCACGCCCGACGTGCAGAGCAAGCAGGGAGCCGTGTGGAACCGGGTG ccctgctacCTGCGGGACTGGGAGATGCAGGTGCACTTCAAGATCCACGGGCAGGGCAAGAAGAACCTCAACGGGGACGGCTTCGCCATCTGGTACACCAAGGACAGGATGCAGCCGG GACCTGTTTTTGGGAGCAAGGACAacttcctggggctgggggtgttcGTGGACACGTATCCCAAcgaggagaagcagcaggag CGCGTGTTCCCCTACATCTCGGCCATGGTGAACAACGGCTCGCTGACCTACGACCACGACCGCGACGGGCGCCCCACCGAGCTGGGCGGCTGCACCGCCATGGTGCGCAACCTCAACCACGACACCTTCCTGGTCATCCGCTACGTCAAGAGGAGGCTCACG GTGCTGATCGACATCGACGGCAAGCACGAGTGGCGGGACTGCATCGACGTGCCCGGCGTGCGCCTGCCCCGTGGCTACTACTTTGGGACGTCCTCGGTCACTGGGGACCTGTCAG aCAACCACGACATCATCTCGCTGAAGCTGTACCAGCTGACGGTGGAGCGGACGCCGGAGGAGGAAAAACGGGATCGGGAAGTTTTCCTGCCCGTGGTGGACAACCTGAGGCTGCCGGGAA TGGAGGCGCCCCTGGAGCCCATGAGTGGCCTGGCCCTGTTCCTCATCGTCTTCTTCTCGCTGGTGGCCCTCGTCTTCGCCATCGTCATCGGCATCATCCTCTACAACaagtggcaggagcagagccgcAAACACTTCTACTGA
- the LMAN2L gene encoding VIP36-like protein isoform X1, translated as MAAAGRWRAGLALLAVLLRLGGTAAEQTEEHLKREHSLSKPYQGVGSASSGLWDLLGNAMVMTQFIRLTPDVQSKQGAVWNRVPCYLRDWEMQVHFKIHGQGKKNLNGDGFAIWYTKDRMQPGPVFGSKDNFLGLGVFVDTYPNEEKQQEAQKRRYSPGNQRVFPYISAMVNNGSLTYDHDRDGRPTELGGCTAMVRNLNHDTFLVIRYVKRRLTVLIDIDGKHEWRDCIDVPGVRLPRGYYFGTSSVTGDLSDNHDIISLKLYQLTVERTPEEEKRDREVFLPVVDNLRLPGMEAPLEPMSGLALFLIVFFSLVALVFAIVIGIILYNKWQEQSRKHFY; from the exons atggcggcggcgggcCGGTGGCGGGccgggctggccctgctggccgtGCTGCTGCGGCTCGGCGGGACGGCGGCCGAGCAGACCGAGGAGCACCTCAAACGCGAGCACTCGCTGTCCAAACCGTACCAGG GTGTGGGCTCGgccagctcggggctctgggacctgctgggcAACGCCATGGTCATGACCCAGTTCATCCGCCTCACGCCCGACGTGCAGAGCAAGCAGGGAGCCGTGTGGAACCGGGTG ccctgctacCTGCGGGACTGGGAGATGCAGGTGCACTTCAAGATCCACGGGCAGGGCAAGAAGAACCTCAACGGGGACGGCTTCGCCATCTGGTACACCAAGGACAGGATGCAGCCGG GACCTGTTTTTGGGAGCAAGGACAacttcctggggctgggggtgttcGTGGACACGTATCCCAAcgaggagaagcagcaggag GCCCAGAAGAGGAGGTACAGCCCTGGAAACCAG CGCGTGTTCCCCTACATCTCGGCCATGGTGAACAACGGCTCGCTGACCTACGACCACGACCGCGACGGGCGCCCCACCGAGCTGGGCGGCTGCACCGCCATGGTGCGCAACCTCAACCACGACACCTTCCTGGTCATCCGCTACGTCAAGAGGAGGCTCACG GTGCTGATCGACATCGACGGCAAGCACGAGTGGCGGGACTGCATCGACGTGCCCGGCGTGCGCCTGCCCCGTGGCTACTACTTTGGGACGTCCTCGGTCACTGGGGACCTGTCAG aCAACCACGACATCATCTCGCTGAAGCTGTACCAGCTGACGGTGGAGCGGACGCCGGAGGAGGAAAAACGGGATCGGGAAGTTTTCCTGCCCGTGGTGGACAACCTGAGGCTGCCGGGAA TGGAGGCGCCCCTGGAGCCCATGAGTGGCCTGGCCCTGTTCCTCATCGTCTTCTTCTCGCTGGTGGCCCTCGTCTTCGCCATCGTCATCGGCATCATCCTCTACAACaagtggcaggagcagagccgcAAACACTTCTACTGA